One Virgibacillus proomii DNA window includes the following coding sequences:
- the ntdP gene encoding nucleoside tri-diphosphate phosphatase — protein sequence MVAPREGITIQIHSYKHNGQLHRIWEDSLVLKGTEKIIIGANDKTEVSESDGRMWTTREPAICYFHADHWFNVIGMLRTDGIYYYCNISSPFIYENNAIKYIDYDLDVKVYPDMTFVLLDEDEYEEHRKQMNYPKELDRILKQQLQILLRWIRQKQGPFSPGVIDEWYERYLTYR from the coding sequence ATGGTTGCTCCGAGAGAAGGAATCACTATACAAATACACAGTTATAAACATAATGGACAACTTCACCGCATTTGGGAGGATAGTCTGGTTTTAAAAGGTACAGAGAAAATTATCATAGGAGCAAATGATAAAACGGAGGTTAGTGAAAGCGATGGAAGAATGTGGACAACAAGAGAACCAGCTATTTGTTATTTCCATGCTGATCACTGGTTTAATGTAATCGGTATGCTCCGAACGGATGGAATATATTATTACTGTAACATTAGCTCCCCTTTTATTTATGAAAACAATGCAATTAAATATATTGATTATGATTTGGATGTAAAAGTATATCCTGACATGACATTTGTCTTACTAGATGAAGATGAATATGAAGAGCATCGAAAACAAATGAACTATCCTAAGGAGCTTGATCGTATTCTAAAACAACAACTTCAAATTTTATTGCGATGGATAAGACAAAAGCAAGGACCATTTTCACCAGGGGTTATAGATGAATGGTATGAACGCTATCTAACATATCGTTAA
- a CDS encoding gamma-type small acid-soluble spore protein translates to MAKKPNQTTSGTNIQKVRQQNQQAAQGQGQYGTEYGAEQTNAQEVKRQNQQSEQNKR, encoded by the coding sequence ATGGCTAAAAAACCAAACCAAACTACTTCAGGTACAAACATTCAAAAGGTTAGGCAGCAGAACCAACAAGCCGCTCAAGGGCAAGGTCAGTACGGTACAGAGTATGGTGCTGAACAAACAAATGCTCAGGAAGTAAAACGACAAAATCAACAATCTGAACAAAATAAGAGGTAA